TACAGCCGCTTTGTGGCGGCGGTGCGCGCGGTGGAGCAACGCGGGGCGGCCGAAGCCGGGCTGTTGCTGCTGCATGGCCTGCCCGGCCTGGGCAAAAGCCACACGGCGGACCGCTGGGCCGTGGACACGGGCGCAATCTTCCTGCGGGCCAAGGTGGATTGGACGCCGCGCTATTTCCTGAAAGACCTGGCTGCCACCCTGCGCACCGTGGACACCAGCGGCAGCAGTCAGCAGCTCTTTGGCCGCCTGCTGGATCATCTGGCCCGCTCCCAGCAGCCCTTGGTCATCGACGAGGCCGAATTCACCCTGGCCCGTCAGGCCCAGGTGCTGGAGAAGATCAGGGACATCTCCGACTATGCTGAAATCACCGTGGTGCTCATCGGCATGGAGAAAATCCAGAAGATGGTGGCGCGGCATGGGCAGATTCATTCCCGCATTGCCCAGGCCGTGGAGTTCCAGCCGGCCACCCTGGCCGACGTGGCCTATGCCTGCGGGTTGCTGTCCGAAGTGCCCATGACAGAAGCCTTGTGCGCCGAAGTGCACCGCCTGAGCGGCGGGCGCATGCGCGAGGTGCTGAACATCATCGCCACGGTGGAGCGGGTGGCCAGGGAATCCGGCCTGGACAAGGCGGACGTGGAGCATTTCCGCGGCGTGGCCCTCTCGTATGACTGGCAGATGCGCAGGCCCCGGACCGTGCACGCAGGGGCTGGGGCGGCGGCATGAGCGCGGCCCGCTCCAAGGGTTCCACCGTCAGTCAGCGTGTCCTGACGCGCCTGGCCGCTGCGGGCCATTGTCAGGGCACGCAGGAACTGGCGGATGCGTTGGGCAACTCTGCCGACAGCGTGCGGCATGCCCTGCGGACGTTGCAGAAGCGGGGCCTCGTGACCTCCCTGNGGAGGTCACGAGCGGGCCGCGGCCTGGCCAAGCCAAAAGCCGGCATGCCCAGACCCTGCGGGCCAAGGCCTGGCGCGCCCTGCGCCTCAAGGGCAAGTGCAGCCTGGATGACCTGCTGATGCTGGTGGCTGACGGCACGGAGAAGGACGCGGAACGCCAGCTGCGGCGATATTGCAAGGCCTTGGAGGCCGCGGGCTATCTGGTGCCCATGCGCTCCGGATGGCTCCTGCCCGCCGACCGCAACACCGGCCCCGAGGCCCCGGCCTACAACAGCCAGGCCCGCACCGTGACCGATCCCAACACGGGGGACGTATGGCCGCTGCCCCAGAACTAGACTGGCTGGCCATCCTCAAGCGCGAAGTGGCCGCCAGCAGCTGCCAGGCCGTGGCCGCGGCCATGGGCGTGAGCCGCACGGCGGTAAGCCTGTTGGTCAATGGCAAGTACACGGCGGACCCGGCGCGCATGGCCGCCAAGGTACTGGAAACCTTCACCCGCGTGCAGTGCCCGCATGCGGGGGTGCCGGTGAGCCCGCAGGAATGCGGCCAACGCGCCGGCGCCATGCCCACGGGCAGCCCCGGCGCGCTGCGCTGGTGGCGGGCCTGCCAACGCTGCCCGCACAACCCGTTACAACTGAACAAAAACCCTGCTGCCTAACGGAGAGACAACAATGGCGACTGCAAGTGAACAAATCAGAAATTGCGCTGTGGCCCTGGGAACAATGATGCACGCTGTCAACGATGAGCATGCGGCCCTGCTCCGGGTGGTGCGGCAGAACCTGCAGGCTGCGGCGGATCAGGCCGAGGCCCTGGAACGGAAACCGCTGTTGGTGGTGGTGCCTGGAGTGGCCCATGCCCCCCGCGCGTGAGCTGATCCGGCTGGGCTTCCGCGTCAGCCGGTTGAAGGACTGGACGCGGGATGCCGCCGTGCATCGGGAAATCGACGGCATTGTGGAAGAGGTAATCCGGCTGGCCAAGGCCCTGGGCGAACAGAAAGCGCCGGTGAACCTGGAAACGGAAGAGGAGGTGACGGCATGAGTGAGGAAGCGACGGCCTACGGGGCGACGCCGGGCGTGGCGGTCCCCGAGGGCTACATGGAAGACGCCAAAGGCCGCATGGTGCCCGTGGGCATGGTCAAGGACGAACACCGGCTGGCTGATGAGTTGGTGAAAGGCGTCCTGGGCCGGGCCAAGGCCCTGCGCGCGGACATGGAAGAATTCCGCGGGGAGACTTTGGCGGACATCGAAACCTATCTGGAACTGCTGGACGAAAAATACGGCGTCAAACGCGGCGGGCGCAAGGGCAACGTCAAGCTCTACACCTTTGACGGCCGCTACCGCGTGGACCGGCAGCGCAGCGAGCACATTGCCCTTGGCGAGGAGCTGGAAGCCGCGCGGGCGCTCATTGACGAGTGCCTGGCAGAGTGGGCCGAAGGCAGCCGCGATGAACTGAAGCTCCTGATCCAGGACACCTTCCGCACGGACAGCCAGGGCAAGCTGGACACCGGGCGCATCCTGGCCCTGCGGCGCATCAAGATCGAGGATCCGCGCTGGCAGCAGGCCATGCAGGCCATCGGCGACGCCCTGCGCGTGGTGGGGGCCAAGACCCTGCTGCGCGTCTACGAACGCACCGCCGACGGCGCCTACAAACCCATCGCGCTCGACATGAGCGCCCTTTAACCAACCGAAAGGACAATCCATCATGACCAAAGCGGAACTGATCGACGCCATCGCCCTGTCCACCGGAGACCTCAACAAAGCCGCCATCGGCCAAGTGCTGGACACCCTGGCCAAAGTGGCCGGGGAAGCCCTGGCCAGGGGCGAGGACGTGCCCCTGCCGGGCATCGGCAAGCTGGAAGTGCGCGAACGCGCCGCCCGCACGGGCCGCAACCCCAAGACCGGCGAGGCGCTGGAAATCGCCGCCCACAAGGCCGTGGGTTTCAAGCCGTCGGGCACGCTGAAGGGGGCGGTCAATGCCTGATCCCATCGTCCGCACCCCTGAAGAGCTGACCGAGCTGGAAAACGCCTGGGCCGCGGCATTTGAGGAAGGCACGCCCGGCGCGGGGGCCGTGCTGGACCTCATCCTGTGGCTGACCGATCCCGGCCTTGATCCGCCGATGCCGAGTTAACCCTTGCGAAACGGGAGGATTCCTCCCGTCGCCCTGGCGTGGTGGCCAGTGGCCTGATGAGCAGCCCAATGGAGCATGAAATGGCCAAAAAGCCCAAAAGCAACCCCGCCTTGCATCCGCCCCAGCCCAGCGACTGCATGTTGCTGCTGGTGAAGGGCGGGCCGGTGCCCGTGTTTGTGAAGCCGACCGGGTACAAACGGTGCGCCCAGCCGGGCGTCTGGTGCGTGCAGGTGTTTAACGGCCTGCAGTGCTGCCCCGGCTGCAACTTGTTGTGTCAGTTCCCGCCTTCCGCCGGCCTGATTAAGGGCCAGCAAGTGCTTGTGGTGAAGGAGTTGTAGCCATGAGCAGCATGGACACCGCCGCCCGGGCCGCCTGGCTGGCCGCCCACACCTTTCTCTGTCCGCACCTGCGTGCCCGGTTGACGCCGGCCCAGTGCGCCGCCAACCGCGCCCGGCCTGACGTGACCGACCCTGCCGCCGGGGCCTGGGACGGCATCCACGCCAAGGAAAAGGCCCTGCGTCCCAGCGCCTGCGGGGCATGCCAGGACTGGGAAACGCTGGCGGAAACAGTAGGCGCGGCGGGTGTGGCGGGAACGGCCCCCGCCCTGCGCATGCCCGACAACCTGTTGCCGCATCTGTTCAAGCGGGAGCTGCCAGCGACCGCGCCGCCCTCATCCATTCCCCCCATCGTGGAGGCCGCCATGCCGCAAGACGCGCAGGCCGCATGCCCCCCGCCCCGCGGCGGATTCCAGCCGCGCGGGCAGAATCTGGCCAGGGCGCAAGCGACCTATGGCGAGGCCTTGCCGGACTGGATTGCGGCCCTGGCCAGGGCCTGCGACGCCAGCACGCAGCGGGAGGTGGCGGCACAGCTGGGCTTGAGTCAGCCGACGGTGTCGCGATGCTGCCGCACGCGGGTGCGGCAGTGCTACCACATTGAAGAGCTCGTCCGGCAGTTGCTCATGCCTGCCGCCCTGGATGGCCTTGCGCCGGCTTTGATGCCCGACGCCCGACTCGACGCCCGTCCCGACGCCCAACTGGCCAATGCCTTCCGCCGTTTGGCCGATGCCCAGGCCCTGGCCGGGCGGCTTGCCCAGGCCCTGGCCGAGGCGCAACAGCTTTTATTCGCCCTGCAGCCCCAACAGATACCACAACAGGTGCCACAACAGATGGAGGTCGAGCATGTCCACGCACGTGAATCAGACCACAGCTAAGCAGGCCCCCAAGCCATCCCCCAAGCAGGCCCCCAGGAAAGCCAGTGGCCGGCAGGCCCTGTCCGCCAAGATCCACATCGCCGTCAAGGATCTGAACATGCCCGACGAAGCCTACCGGGACATCCTGCAGGCCCGCTTCGGCGTGGCCAGCTCCGCCCGGCTCTCCGTGGCGCAGCTGCAGGATCTGCTCAAGCATTTTGCCGGCCTGGGTTGGGCGCCCAAGAAGAAGCGCCCCGCCCCGCGGGCAGGCATTGAGAAGCTGTGCAAGCGCATCTGGGCGCAGTGCTACAGCCTCAAGCGCCCCGTGCCGGCCTATGCCGACGGGCTGGCCAAACGCATGTATGGCGTGGAGAAGCTCATCTGGTGCGACGCCGCCCAGTTGCATGCCATCACCACGGCCCTGGGCCTGCAGCAAACCCGCGAGGACGCGCCCACGGCACCCTATGCCCATGCTCATGCTCATGACGAGGTCCAGGCGTGAGCGAGCGGTGGTTGTCATACCCGGAGCTGCAGGACGTCCTGGGCCGGGACAAGGCCGAGGCCCTGTGCCAGGCCCTGGGCGGGCTGCTGACCTACCTGCCGCACGCGCCCAAGCCCACGCACCCCTTTGCGCCGATCCTCGGCATGCCGTCCCTGGAGGCCCTGGCCGCCTATGCCGGGGGCTGGCACATCAGCCTGCCCAACCTGCGCCGGCCCGAGGCCATGAAGGGCCAAATCCTGGAGCTCCTGGCCCAAGGCCTGCCGCACCGGGAGATTGCCGAGCGCCTGGGCGTGTCCCAACGCTGGATCCGGCACCTGGCCGCCGAACAACGCACCGCCGCCGGCCAGCCGCAGCAGTTGCGGCTATTTTGAAGCACGGAATCGGGGGAAACCTTTCTGGAGAAAGGTTCTCCCGCCCTTCGAGAACTGGCCCCCTTCCAAAGACTTTTTTTATCAGGGGTTTCATCGGAATGGAGACAGAACAGCAGACACACCCCGCCACGAGGCTGCACGGCACCTGGAAGAGCCCATCCCCTGGCTGCAAGGACGTGGTCCGCTTCGACGTGGGCAGCGGCCGGCTGTACGGCTTCATCAACGGGCACGCCTTCGCCCGGGATCTGCTGATTGGGGACGTGGCCGAGACAGACGCCGGCCTGGTCTTTCAGCTCCGCGCCGATGGCAAGCCCGTGCGGGCCACCATCGGCCAGGATGGTATCCTAGCCATGGAAGCCGGCGGGAAGGTGTTCATGTTCAAGCGGCACACCGATGAACCGCGTTAAAAAAGCCGGGTTGCCCCGGCGGTAACGCTGCTTGCGATCCATTCGCTTGGCTGGTATCGCCAATGCAAAGGAGCGTAACGCCATGGACCATTCCGCCGTTGCCAATTTGTCTTCCAGGATCAAGCAGGTTGCCGGCCAACAGATGAACGAAGCCATGACCAAGCATTCGTTGGTGTTGCCGTTCATCCAATCCCTCGGGTACGATATTTTCAATCCTGCCGAGGTCGCCGCAGAGTTCACCGCCGACGTGGGCACCAAAAAGCATGAGAAGATCGACTTCGCCATCCTGCGCGAAGGGCAACCGGTCATGATGATCGAATGCAAGATGTGTGGCGCGGCCCTTGATGCCGGGAAGTGCAACCAGCTGCATCGGTATTTCATGACCCATCCAACGGCGAAGATCGGCATCTTGACCAATGGTGTGAAGTATTTGTTCTTTACCGATCTGGAGCAGCCGAACATCATGGATGCCAAGCCATTCATGGAAGTTGATTTCAGCGCCTTCAACGAGCGATTCTTGCCGGAACTGCAAAAGCTCACCAAGGATAAATGGGACATTGATGGAGCGCTCTCTTCAGCGAGCAGCTTGAAATATGTTCGTGAAGTGAAAAAGGTATTCGCGGAGGAAGTGGCAAACCCCTCTGATGGATTCGTGAAGTATTTTGCCTCGCGCGCATATGATGGCTCCATTACGGCAAAGGTGCGGGAGTTGTTTTCAACAATCGTCCGCCGGGCCATCAATGAATATATCAATGACCAAATTAACAGTCGTCTTGACTTTGCCAAGGTTGACGAGGCGGCTTCACATGACGTGTCGCCCCAGGCAGAGGATGTTGAAGAAGACAAGGCCGAAGTGATCACGACGGAAGAGGAGCGCACTGCCTATCTTACAATCAAAGCCATTCTGCACAAGCACGTCAATCCGGCGCGTGTAGTCATGCGGGATGCGAAGAGCTATTGCGCCATCCTGCTGGATGACAACAACCGCAAGCCCATCTGCCGGCTGTATTTCAACGGGAAGAAAAAGTTCGTCGGATTCTTTCTTGCCGACAAGACCGAAGAAAAAATTCAGATCGCTGGCCTGGATGATCTCTTTCTACACGAGGAGCGCCTGAAAGCCGCCGTTGAGGGGTACAGTGCCTGACGTGGAAATGGAGACGGCATAGATATAAAAAATTAGGCCCGCCGGGAGCTTGCTTCCGGGGGGCCTTGTTGTTTGATCCCGTGCACTATCGAAGACGGCAAGACAGACACGGTGCTGCGCTTCCGACTTGGCCCGTTCACTTACACGAAGACGGTTGCGCCCGAGGCCCCTGCCGACGGCCGGCGTTAAAAAAAGCTGGAACGGGGTTGGGGGGTTAGGCTATCAGGCATTCAAATATGCTGCCAAACGATTCTGCAGCGCGGCGGTGTCTTTCACTTGGCACTCCCACACCAAAAGGACTTCCCAGCCCAGCTGTCGCAGCCTCGCGATATGTTGCGCATCGCGCATGATATTGGCAGCGATCTTTTTTCGCCAATATGTCGTGTTGGTCTTCGGGACGCGCGCGCCGCGTGGGCACTCATGTCCATGCCAGAAGCAGCCATGGACAAACACCACTTTTTTGCGGCTTGGAAAGACAATATCCGGCTTGCCTGGCAGGTCCTTGCGTTGGATGCGATACCGGAAGCCCATGGCAAACAAGAGCCGTCGCACCGCCAGCTCAGGCGTCGTGTCCCGGCTCTTGACTGCGCGCATGGTGCGGCTTCTCGCCTCTCGACTCTCTTCCCTGGTCATGTACGACGGATCGCCGTCATCCCTGACTCGCGCTGCAGGGCCCCGCCCCTTGTGACGCTGGTGGCTCGGACCGTCTCCGCTCCTTGATGGGCCACAGTGATCTGGACGCTGTTCAATTCTTCGTCGACACCACCAAAGCAGCCGTGGAACGCCTGCAGCAGCTCAACCTGTCCAATGGCCTGGGGCGCTGGGCTCGGATTGTTCCTGGGGCTTGGGATGGTTGATGGGAAGAGATAAATGCAGGGCGGCGGCAAACGATATGGCCCCACAGTGGTCAACCGGTGTTTGCTCTGGGCTATTTTGGGACAAATGCGCCCGATGGTGGCGCACATCATGTCCCAGATGACAAGTCCATCGACCCGTTGCGCCCGGGAGATGATGTCGGCGCTCAACCGCGTGTGGATGCCAGACCAGGCATTATGGCGGGGGTCGGCTGACGGGTTGGTGCACACGCTCCAAAGAATGAATTCGTTGGCATGGGGCGGGCGCTCAAAAATATTGGTGTTGTTCCCATCAAGACAACCCTTCAGTTCGATAACCGCAACCCGTCCAGAAGGCATGCGCACAGAGTAGTCATGCCGGTTGGCATCGCCCGCCGACTCCCACTCGGCAACATATCCCGCGTCCTGCATGTAATTCAAGACATGCTGCACAAACTCTCGTTTTTCCCGCATGGTGGCGGAAAACTGCCCCCTGATGCGCTCAATCGCTCCCCGGAACAGGCCGCTGGCATAGAATTCTTGTTCTGAAAGGCCGTGATCGCCCAGGGTGTGGGCTTCGGTTTTCAACACTTCGGCGAACGCCTCTATGCGTCGCTTGAGCTCTTCATTCGAGGCGCAAGGAATAATACTCATGCCGCCGCCTTGTCTGCCGCCAACGCATGCCTCCGCAAGATGGGGTTGAACAGGTGCGTCGCCAGATATGACACGACGGGAACCGCCACGCCGTCCCCGGTCAGGTGGTATGCCTCGTTGTAGTTTTGCGGAAGGCGGTACGACTCGGGCAACCCCATAAGCCTGGCTGTTTCACGGGTAGACAACAGACGCGAACGGACGCGCTCACCTTCAACCACCAGAATGGTCTGCCGGCTTGAGCCCCCGGCGGGGGTGCGGAGGCAGCCCGCCACCTCGTCAAAGCGAACTTCCGCCCTTTGCACCTTGCGACCATATTCATCCCGACGGGTACGCTTGTACACGCCGCCCACCAATTTCCGCCCAATTTGTTTGACAGTCTCCACCTTGGCCACATTGAGCGCACTCATCATACGAAGCAGTTTTTCCGTCTCCGCAGGTGAATGCCAGGATACGCCTTCCGGATGCTCCTCCACCAAATCGGCAAATGTGCTCTTTCGCTTGGGCGGCTGCGGCAACGCCCACCACAGCCAGCGCGCATGAGTTTTGCCGGGCAACGCCCCATGGGCTCGAATCAGGCCGGGCGAATGCCAAAGCGTGGAGGGCTGGCAGGTCGTCAAGAACGCCGGCAAGGCAATGTCTCCGCGCACGCCAATGATAAAAAGACGTTTGCGGGATTGCGGGAGGAACAGCGCGGCGTCCAGGACCATGGCCCCCACGTTGTAGCCAGCTTCGATGTAGGCGCTACAAATGGCCGCGAAATCCTTCCCCCCATGGGAGGAAAGCGCCCCGCACACATTTTCCAGGACGATTAACTTGGGGGCACGGCCGTCCGCAATGATGCCGCGCATCAGGCTCCAAAACGGCCAAAAGGTGCCGGAGCGTTCCCCCCGCAAGCCCGCGCCGCCGCCAGCCAGGGAAAGGTCCTGACAGGGAAACGAGCCCCAGACGAGGTCCGCCCTGCCCGGAAGGTCGGAAGGGGACAAGGA
This sequence is a window from Megalodesulfovibrio gigas DSM 1382 = ATCC 19364. Protein-coding genes within it:
- a CDS encoding AAA family ATPase, producing MKKQFVKTENYSRFVAAVRAVEQRGAAEAGLLLLHGLPGLGKSHTADRWAVDTGAIFLRAKVDWTPRYFLKDLAATLRTVDTSGSSQQLFGRLLDHLARSQQPLVIDEAEFTLARQAQVLEKIRDISDYAEITVVLIGMEKIQKMVARHGQIHSRIAQAVEFQPATLADVAYACGLLSEVPMTEALCAEVHRLSGGRMREVLNIIATVERVARESGLDKADVEHFRGVALSYDWQMRRPRTVHAGAGAAA
- a CDS encoding FaeA/PapI family transcriptional regulator; this encodes MSAARSKGSTVSQRVLTRLAAAGHCQGTQELADALGNSADSVRHALRTLQKRGLVTSLXRSRAGRGLAKPKAGMPRPCGPRPGAPCASRASAAWMTC
- a CDS encoding helix-turn-helix domain-containing protein, whose protein sequence is MAAAPELDWLAILKREVAASSCQAVAAAMGVSRTAVSLLVNGKYTADPARMAAKVLETFTRVQCPHAGVPVSPQECGQRAGAMPTGSPGALRWWRACQRCPHNPLQLNKNPAA
- a CDS encoding DUF3164 family protein, which gives rise to MSEEATAYGATPGVAVPEGYMEDAKGRMVPVGMVKDEHRLADELVKGVLGRAKALRADMEEFRGETLADIETYLELLDEKYGVKRGGRKGNVKLYTFDGRYRVDRQRSEHIALGEELEAARALIDECLAEWAEGSRDELKLLIQDTFRTDSQGKLDTGRILALRRIKIEDPRWQQAMQAIGDALRVVGAKTLLRVYERTADGAYKPIALDMSAL
- a CDS encoding HU family DNA-binding protein gives rise to the protein MTKAELIDAIALSTGDLNKAAIGQVLDTLAKVAGEALARGEDVPLPGIGKLEVRERAARTGRNPKTGEALEIAAHKAVGFKPSGTLKGAVNA
- a CDS encoding regulatory protein GemA; protein product: MSTHVNQTTAKQAPKPSPKQAPRKASGRQALSAKIHIAVKDLNMPDEAYRDILQARFGVASSARLSVAQLQDLLKHFAGLGWAPKKKRPAPRAGIEKLCKRIWAQCYSLKRPVPAYADGLAKRMYGVEKLIWCDAAQLHAITTALGLQQTREDAPTAPYAHAHAHDEVQA
- a CDS encoding helix-turn-helix domain-containing protein, whose amino-acid sequence is MSERWLSYPELQDVLGRDKAEALCQALGGLLTYLPHAPKPTHPFAPILGMPSLEALAAYAGGWHISLPNLRRPEAMKGQILELLAQGLPHREIAERLGVSQRWIRHLAAEQRTAAGQPQQLRLF
- a CDS encoding type I restriction endonuclease, translating into MDHSAVANLSSRIKQVAGQQMNEAMTKHSLVLPFIQSLGYDIFNPAEVAAEFTADVGTKKHEKIDFAILREGQPVMMIECKMCGAALDAGKCNQLHRYFMTHPTAKIGILTNGVKYLFFTDLEQPNIMDAKPFMEVDFSAFNERFLPELQKLTKDKWDIDGALSSASSLKYVREVKKVFAEEVANPSDGFVKYFASRAYDGSITAKVRELFSTIVRRAINEYINDQINSRLDFAKVDEAASHDVSPQAEDVEEDKAEVITTEEERTAYLTIKAILHKHVNPARVVMRDAKSYCAILLDDNNRKPICRLYFNGKKKFVGFFLADKTEEKIQIAGLDDLFLHEERLKAAVEGYSA
- a CDS encoding very short patch repair endonuclease; translation: MTREESREARSRTMRAVKSRDTTPELAVRRLLFAMGFRYRIQRKDLPGKPDIVFPSRKKVVFVHGCFWHGHECPRGARVPKTNTTYWRKKIAANIMRDAQHIARLRQLGWEVLLVWECQVKDTAALQNRLAAYLNA
- a CDS encoding DNA cytosine methyltransferase, with the protein product MGSFYEFFAGGGMARAGLGHGWRCLFANDFDLKKARTYEANWGLGAMRACDVRSLSPSDLPGRADLVWGSFPCQDLSLAGGGAGLRGERSGTFWPFWSLMRGIIADGRAPKLIVLENVCGALSSHGGKDFAAICSAYIEAGYNVGAMVLDAALFLPQSRKRLFIIGVRGDIALPAFLTTCQPSTLWHSPGLIRAHGALPGKTHARWLWWALPQPPKRKSTFADLVEEHPEGVSWHSPAETEKLLRMMSALNVAKVETVKQIGRKLVGGVYKRTRRDEYGRKVQRAEVRFDEVAGCLRTPAGGSSRQTILVVEGERVRSRLLSTRETARLMGLPESYRLPQNYNEAYHLTGDGVAVPVVSYLATHLFNPILRRHALAADKAAA